The Acanthochromis polyacanthus isolate Apoly-LR-REF ecotype Palm Island chromosome 17, KAUST_Apoly_ChrSc, whole genome shotgun sequence genome has a window encoding:
- the LOC127530644 gene encoding uncharacterized protein LOC127530644 gives MKRKLTDDTEISSECMKMRISDMTPLRITSDFSSSKRLVEVVETPPKVWIIGSSYIRRAEDVAPKEFGANLGLNARVHWFGKGGLRWSGVIPRFYAELAQQSPPDVLVVHAGGNDLGLVSPMEHAANIQADLVHLHKAFPSMAIVFSAINERKAWRYGKPVKINADRKIVNRYISKTARSFAGRVIEHHSLRHFEKVFLPDGVHFNQRGNRIFLTKIRNDIREILQPAAPSNRS, from the exons ATGAAGAGAAAGCTGACCGATGACACTGAGATCTCCTCTGAGTGCATGAAGATGAGGATCTCTGACATGACGCCCCTCAGAATAACCTCAGACTTCTCCTCTTCAAAAAGACTCGTTGAAGTTGTTGAGACCCCGCCCAAAGTCTGGATCATCGGGTCCAGCTACATCCGACGAGCGGAGGACGTGGCCCCCAAAGAGTTCGGGGCCAATCTGGGTCTGAACGCCAGAGTCCACTGGTTTGGCAAAGGAGGCCTGAGATGGAGCGGCGTCATTCCCCGTTTCTACGCCGAGCTGGCCCAGCAGTCTCCCCCCGACGTTTTGGTGGTTCACGCTGGAGGCAACGATCTTGGACTCGTGTCTCCGATGGAACATGCCGCCAACATCCAGGCTGACCTGGTGCACCTCCACAAGGCCTTCCCCTCCATGGCCATCGTCTTCTCAGCCATAAACGAGCGTAAGGCTTGGAGATACGGGAAGCCTGTCAAGATCAATGCTGACCGTAAGATTGTCAACAGGTACATCAGCAAGACTGCTAGAAGCTTCGCTGGTCGGGTTATTGAGCACCACTCCCTCAGACACTTTGAAAAGGTGTTTCTTCCGGATGGGGTGCACTTTAACCAACGGGGGAACAGAATCTTCTTGACCAAGATCCGTAATGACATCAGGGAGATTCTGCAGCCAGCTGCCCCAAGCAACAG ATCATGA
- the p2rx5 gene encoding P2X purinoceptor 5, with protein MAGWGGFFISLLNYKTEKYVIAENRKIGILFRLYQLAVLGYLIGWVFVVKKGYQEREEAIQTSVITKLKGVTLTNTSETGPYLWSAEDYVIPPNGEQVFFIVTNYIETPNQRLGFCAESFKVPNGRCQSDDDCVEGESVTAGNGIKTGLCLNSTGTCEIHAWCPVEYIRRPTEPRLSEAENFTIYIKNFIRFPKFEFSKSNVLETSDESYLKRCSYDKENHPYCPIFRLADLVSRTGNDFQDMAVKGGSVGILIEWNCDLDKDASQCNPQYSFTRLDRNFNNSITSGYNFRYARYYKDENGETYRTLYKVYGIRFDIMINGQAGKFSIVPTIIAIGSGVALLGIGAFACDMILLYMMNTSSFYRDKKFEIINFKKERNKTKDGKAGHRERRSRKPGAEKEAANSLKKSEETELTVESSHSDENQPPVEKRGPTIPRNTGQRYSAALSPQGAEPKHHITFSSHN; from the exons ATGGCTGGCTGGGGCGGCTTCTTCATTTCTCTCCTCAACTACAAGACGGAGAAATATGTCATTGCCGAAAACAGGAAAATCGGGATTTTATTCCGGCTCTATCAGCTGGCCGTGCTGGGATACTTGATCGG GTGGGTGTTTGTGGTGAAGAAAGGGTAccaggagagagaagaagccATCCAGACATCGGTCATCACCAAACTTAAAGGTGTCACTCTGACCAACACTTCAGAGACAGGGCCTTACCTGTGGAGCGCTGAGGATTATGTCATACCACCTAAT GGCGAGCAGGTGTTCTTCATAGTAACAAATTACATCGAGACCCCCAATCAGAGGCTGGGGTTCTGTGCTGAG agtttcaagGTGCCAAACGGACGATGTCAAAGTGACGATGACTGTGTGGAGGGGGAGAGTGTAACAGCTGGTAATG GAATCAAGACCGGCCTGTGTCTAAACAGCACGGGGACCTGTGAGATTCATGCTTGGTGTCCAGTCGAATACATCAGAAGACCCAC AGAGCCCCGACTGAGCGAAGCAGAAAACTTCACCATCTACATCAAGAATTTCATCAGGTTCCCAAAGTTTGAATTCTCCAA GTCCAACGTCCTTGAAACCTCTGATGAGAGCTACCTGAAGAGATGCTCCTATGACAAAGAAAACCATCCTTACTGCCCCATCTTCCGCCTTGCAGATCTCGTCAGCAGGACTGGAAATGACTTCCAGGACATGGCTGTTAAG gGCGGCTCTGTTGGGATTCTGATCGAGTGGAACTGTGACCTGGATAAAGACGCCTCTCAGTGCAATCCACAGTACAGCTTCACCCGTCTGGACAGGAACTTCAACAACTCCATCACATCAGGATACAACTTCAG ATATGCCCGATACTATAAGGATGAAAATGGTGAAACCTACCGCACCTTGTACAAAGTATATGGGATTCGCTTTGATATAATGATCAATGGCCAG GCTGGGAAATTCAGTATTGTTCCCACAATAATTGCTATTGGCTCGGGTGTTGCTCTGCTGGGTATA GGAGCTTTTGCATGTGATATGATTCTACTGTACATGATGAACACGAGCTCCTTCTACAGAGACAAGAAGTTTGAAATCATCAACTTCAA GAAAGAACGGAACAAAACCAAAGACGGGAAAGCAGGACACCGAGAGAGGAGGTCCAGGAAACCAGGTGCAGAGAAAGAGGCGGCCAACTCCTTAAAGAAGTCAGAAGAAACTGAACTCACTGTGGAGTCTTCTCATAGTGACGAGAACCAGCCGCCTGTGGAGAAACGAGGTCCCACCATTCCACGCAATACAGGACAGCGATACTCTGCCGCTCTGTCTCCCCAGGGTGCAGAGCCGAAGCATCACATCACCTTCTCCTCACACAATTAG
- the LOC127530607 gene encoding ER membrane protein complex subunit 6, whose translation MAGVAAKREGPQFISEVAVRGNSAVLEYCRTSVSALSGATAGILGLTGLYGFIFYFLSAFLLSLLLILKAGRRWNKCFKSRRQLFTGGLVGGLFTYVLFWTFLYGMVHVY comes from the coding sequence ATGGCAGGAGTTGCAGCCAAGCGAGAGGGACCACAGTTCATCAGTGAAGTGGCTGTCAGGGGGAACTCAGCCGTGCTGGAGTACTGCCGCACCTCTGTATCCGCTCTGTCTGGAGCAACAGCTGGCATCCTCGGCCTGACGGGACTATATGGCTTCATTTTTTACTTCCTCTCTGCATTTCTTCTCTCACTGCTGCTCATCCTCAAGGCCGGCCGGCGGTGGAACAAATGCTTTAAGTCACGGCGGCAGCTCTTCACCGGAGGCCTTGTTGGAGGTCTTTTCACTTACGTCCTGTTCTGGACTTTCTTGTACGGGATGGTGCATGTGTATTAA